Below is a window of Nitrosococcus halophilus Nc 4 DNA.
AGAAACTGCTCGAAAAGAAAAACAGCAAGTAAACCTGGTGCCAAATGACCGAGGGCGTCATAGGGAGTGAGAGGGTTAGGTGGAAATGATTTGAGAGAAAATGTTTTAGACACTATTCGAAAAACTTATTCCAGAAAAGAGGACACTATTATTTCAAGCGACTCTGGCGTTTTTATTCACTTTTTTGATAATCGCAATCACCTTATCCGCCTGTTCCGGCAACACCCCATCAATTCCCTCATAGTGGATATCGGTAAAGGGGGGCTCATAGAGGGCCTCCAGATCCATCACCCCATTACGCGCCAGGTGCTCGATGATCTGATCGATAAAGCGGATTTGATCCGCCCTGAGGGTACTGTGGGATAAGAACTCAGCAAAGGCTTCCTTGGCGGCGTTGCGGTCCAGGCCCACGATGCGGCGGATGAGCTCTCCCAGGGGCGCCTCGCCATAGGTCTTCATAAAGTCTTCCTTGCTGCCGGGACCGGCTTCAGAAAACAACACCGCTTCCAGACCTTCCAGATCCTTAGCGGTGATAGGCTGGTTGTGTCTGAGGCGTTGGAGGGTGACATGATCCTGATGGGTGCGCAGGAAAGTCTCCACCTTGAGGCGGTAATGCTTGAGACTGGGATCGGCTTGAATCAATCCTTCGATCTCAGTCACCTCCCCGAGTTCGTCCTCAAAGTCGGTGTAAACTTTCTCCCGGGGACCGGCTTTATCCACGAACTTGATGAGATCCCGCAGCTGGCGCCGCACGGTCTCTAACATCGCCAGAGTCATATCCTGCCAATACTCATCACTTTGCAGATCGAGAATGAGGGGCATGTGGGCGTTCACCGCCGGAATAGCTCGCTTTTCTTCTAACCCCTGGGCGAGATCTTTCACCTGCGCCTGATAGCGCTCCAGACTGGGTGTTTTTTCCAGGAGAGCCAGTTGCAGATTAAGAATCAGCAAATCGAAGCGGCGGGCAAATTCATCGTCCTCATCGGGGGACGGCAAGCCACTTAAGTGCTCAGCAATCTCCAGCTCATCGCTGGGAGTGAGATGCTGCCAACGGGTCCGATCGGAGAAGGCCTCCACATATTGCCGATGGGGCCGGACCAGGAAATTGTCCAGGTTCATCCGGGTGACCCCCTCATGGAGCTGATCCAGTAATGCGCTTTGGAGGGATGGACGGGAGTCATTTGGATCGTCCATTGCCTGCAAGGCGGTGGCCAGCGCTAAACGGCTTTTAAAGACCTTCTGCTTGACCGATTCCTGAAGGGGCGCTTCCCGGACTTCTTCCGGATGGGCGCTGAAAAACTCCAGGTTTTCACAGTAATCAAAAATGCAAAAAAACGGCTTATCCCGGCCGGGGCCAAAGAGATCGGGGCACAAGCGAGTGCCGCGGCCCAGCATCTGCCAGAATTTGGTTTTGGAGCGCACCCGCTTGAAGAACACCAGGTTTACCACTTCGGGCACATCGATGCCCGTATCGAGCATATCCACCGAGACGGCAATGAAGGGGGCTTTGTGGGGAAGAGTGAAATCGTCAATCAAACTCTGGGCGTAGCTCACCCGATTATCGATGACCCGGCAGAACTTCCCGGCCAGGTGGGGATAATGTTGATCAAAACGTTGAACAATAAACTCGGCATGGTCGTGGTTCTTGGCAAAGATAATGGTCTTGCCCAGCTGATCGCCGCCTTGAATCTTCAGCCCCTGGGCCATCAACTGGGCCAGGACCTTATCCACCGTATCTTGATTGAACAGCCAGGCATTGAGGGCGGCGGCATCGATCTCCGGGGGCAACTGGCCGGTCTCCTCATCCAAGAAGGTGGCTTCGTAGGCATCCTTTTCTTCTTCGCTCAGGTGCTCATAGCGAATCCCCTGGCGCTGAAATTTGAGGGGCACCGACACCGGCCGGGGCGGCACCAGATATTCATCAGCCACCGCCTGGTTCAGTTCATAGGCATAGGTGGGAACGTGGTCTTCCAAATCGAACAGGTGATAGGTATTGCGGTCCACTTCCGCCTTGGGGGTAGCGGTAAGCCCTAGCAGGAAGCTATCAAAATAGTCAAAGATGGCCTTAAATTTCTGATAGACCGAGCGGTGGGCTTCATCGATGATAATCAGATCGAAGGCGTTGACCCCAAAGCGCTTGCGGCCCTCTTGTTGGGTCTCGTCAATGAGGTTCATCATCGTGTGATAAGTAGAGAACACGATCCGGCTCCCCGCCTCTTCCTTCTCGGTCACCAGATTAACCAGGGAGGCGTGAGGCAAATGGGCAGCAAAGGCCCCCTTGGCCTGCCGCACTAAGGCCGTCCGATCGGCCAAAAACAAGACCCGCTGGACCCAACGGGCCCGCATGAGGAACTCCACCGCGGCGATGCTTACTCGGGTCTTGCCGGTGCCGGTGGCCATGACCAACAAACTGCCCCGGGCCCGCGCTTCCTGGAACCGTTCCATGACCCGGCGGAGACCTTCTTCCTGATAGTAGCGCCCGGCAATCTCCCGGTTAAGGGGGATTTGGGTCAGATCCTTGCGGCTAGTGCGACGATGAACCATAAGCTGCAGCTCATCCTTGGTGGCAAAGCCTTGCACTTCCCGGGGAGGGTAAAAGGTATCGTCCCAGAGCCAAGTTTGATAGCCGTTGCTGGTGTAGATAAGAGGACGCTGGCCGGTCATTTGTTCTAGACAATCCGCATAGAGCTCGGCCTGGCGCTGACCCATCATGGGGCTTTTCTGGGTACGCTTGGCTTCCACGATCGCCAAAGGCAAGCCATTGTCGCCCCAGAGGACATAATCCACGTAGCCCCTCCCCTGCCCATGGGGCATACCTTCCACGGCGTACTCCCGGACCTGTTCTCCGGCCGGGTCCCAGCCCGCTTCCCGCAGCAGCACATCAATAAACAGATCCCGGGTTTCGGCTTCCGATTCTTCAAAGGTGACCGTACCTAAAGCGGCTTGGTTTTCCGCCTTGACCTCGGCGATGTGGGCCTTTAAGCGTTCAATTTCTTCTTGGGAAGCCGTTAGCCGCTGCTGAGTGGCTTTAAAGGCTTCATCTTTCTCTTGCAGCGTCTCCTGCAAGCGGGAGAGCTCTACGGCGTTTTTATCGGCCTCCTGAGCCTCCTGAAGGGGCTCCCGCAGCCGCTGGTCGTTGAAGGGGGGTACGGATAGGGGGGCTCCCTGGGTGGGGGTGTAGACCCGCACCAGCCAGCTCAGCAGATTGTAGGTGGCCCGGGTGAGCTGAAGCCCCTCCACAGGGCGCAGCCGAACATCGCTGTGAACGGCCTGATTGCCCACCTTGTGGATGAGGCGGATTTGGGGGAAGAGGCTAGGGGCCACCAGGGTTTGAAAGGTGGGCTCGTGGATGAGCGCCGCGAGATTGTCTTGATAGGGCTTTCGTAGGCTAGGGTCATGGGCATAGAGCCAGCGGACGGTTTTCTCTAAGGTCCGACGGGCATAGAAGGCACAGGTGCGAGGGGCCGTGAGGGCATGCTGTTCAGTATGGAGGGCATCTTCGCGAAAGGGGGCCCAGTCACCGGTGAGAAAGTCGAAATTGGAGGCCATCCGGGGGGACCTGGCCTAGCCGGCGGCGGCTTCTTTGAGAAGTTTCTCGGCGGCTTGGGGGGTGAGTTCGCCGCGGAAGGCGCGGTGGGTGAGGGAGGAAAACAAAATATTAGCATTCTCTGCACTGTGATTAATTTTGATGAGGTTTCTCTCAACTTTTCTCACTACATTCAGGTAATGAAGTTGCATCTCAACCGGCGGTAACAAGAAAACAATTTCCTTTAAAATGGATGTGCTTAAACCATCCATGATTGCACCATGAGCCAACCTTCTTAGCTGGTGCTGAAAGGTTCCGCTCCTGCAAATCGTCGCTGCCAAAAACTCAGGAAGACACTTATCAGGATTTGTACGAATACGGAACAAATGGTAAGAAATTCTTGCTTTCCCAATGCCTTTAGGAACTACACAAGCCCGTCCTATACTACCCATACGAGTTATCAAAACATCACCAGGACAAGCATCAAAGCGTGATAATTCTTCAGCTTTTTTTTCAGTCAAAAATTTTTCTGTGTTTGATACAAAATGATCATTATGAACATTTTCTATTCCAAGTAACGGAATGCCTTCGGGAACTAATTCACGTACCTTAAGCTGTGTACCAAAAGGGCCACACCGGATATCTTCTTTAGGATTAGAAACAACTTCATCAATTGTTCCTGCACCCCACCCCTTCGGATTCGTCACCGGATCCCCAAACATCTCCAGAAACGCTGAGCGCAAAAAATCCTCTGTGAGTACTATCGCCCGCTGTCGCTTGCGGCGGATGGCATCGGCCTTGTCCAGAATGGCGGCAAGGCGGCGTTGTTCGGGGAGGGGTGGGAAGGGGATGGTGATTTCTGAAAAACGGCTTTTGTTGACAATAGCAACAGTCGTCGAAGGAGCCATATGCTCCAGTATGGGTTTTAAGGTTTTGCAAAAATGATAGCCATATCGTGGGAGAATCTTAGACTTATCAAAAATCAGAGAGTTAATTTGTTGATTGGTAGCTAACTGTATGCCAGCAATACCTACTTTACCCAGCGAGCCAATACAGCAGACCATCACGGCATCAGGGGGTAGCAGCCGTGCTTGACTGGCACCCGATCGGCTGAGATAGTTCTGGGCTTTAGTTACTGGATCATCATTATCAAGATCAACAGGCGTAACAAAGGGAACCTCGCTCCCATAGTATTCTGGCTTTGAAGTAGAGGGTGTGCTACCTGTAATCACTTCTCCTACTTCGCCTAGTTTTGCTAATTTCCACCCTTGAGGCAGGTTGAAGTTCATCCCACCATCTCCCGCAGTTCCTTCAAGTCCTGCTGAATTTCTGTCTCCAAAGCCTCCAGCTGGTCCAGGATCACTAAAGGTGGCTCGTACTCCACCGCCTCATACTGCACTTCCTTGTAGCGATTGATGGAGAGATCATATTTGTTCTCGGCAATCTCGGCCTTGGGGACAAAAAACGCTTTGGCCGTGCGGTCGGTATCCTTCTTCGGATTGCGCTTCTTCCATTTCGCCAAAATGTCGGGGATATCGTTCTCTTTGACCGGCTCACGCTTATCGTCCAGGCTGAAGCCATCAGCGGCCATGTCATAGAACCAGACCTGATCGGTGCCCCCGGAATCGGTGCGAGTGAAAATCAAGATAGCCGTGGACACCCCTGCATAGGGTTTGAATACCCCTGAAGGCATGGATATGACCCCATCCAGTTTGTGATCTTCAACCAGGTGCCTTCGAATTTCCCGGTGGGCCTTGCTGGAGCCAAATAGCACCCCATCGGGGACAATACAGGCGCAGCGGCCTCCAGCTTTAAGCTGGCAGAGGAACAACGCCAGAAACAGCAACTCGGTCTTTTTGGTGCTGGTCAGTCGCAGTAAGTCTTTAGCCACGGATTCATAGTCGAGGGAGCCCTTAAAGGGGGGATTGGCCAGAATCACTGTGTAGCGATCGCGAATACCGGTCCCTTCCTGGGAGAGGGAATCAAGGCCCCGAATATCCGGGTCTTCGACTCCATGGAGGGTCATGTTCATGGCCCCAATACGCAGCATGGAGCTATCAAAATCCGTACCGTGGAATAGGCCGTGATTGAAGTGCTGACGCAGGGCGGCGTCATGGAAAATGTCCGGGTGATGTTCACGTAAGTATTCCCCCGCGGCCACCAAAAAGCCGCAGGTGCCACAGGCCGGATCGGCGATAGTGTCCTGGGGCGTAGGCGCCACCAATTCCACCATCATCTTGATGATATGGCGAGGGGTGCGGAACTGGCCGTTTTGGCCCGCCGTGGCGATTTTGGAGAGCATGTACTCGTAGAGATCGCCCTTGGTGTCCCGGTCTTCCATAGGCAGGGCTTCCAGCATTGTCACCACCCGCTGCAACAGGTTGGGAGTGGGAATGACAAAGACCGCATCCTTCATGAACCGGCTGTAGGCGCTCTCCCGTCCCTCATGGAGCTTTTTGATGAAGGGAAACACCTCATCCCGGAATAACTCGTACATTTCTCCGGCTTCCCGATCCTTGAACCGAGACCAGCGCAAAGGCTGCTGTTTGGCGCTGAAGATGGGATCTTCAATGGGTTTACCCAGTCGATTGGCTTTACGCTCCCGCACGGTGTGGAGCTCATCCAGACGCTTGGTGAAAAGCAAATAAGTGATCTGCTCGATAACGGTCAGAGGATTGGAGATGCCGCCGGACCAAAAGGCGTCCCAAATGCGATCAACTTGTGATTTTAATGTCCCGGTGATCATAGCGGGTGGTTTCTTTTCCTGAGATGAAGGTCATGAGTTAAAAGAATACACCGTCTGTTCAAAGGCTTAAAGGACCATCCGGTGTCTGCATGGGTCCCAGGCGGATCATCATGGTGTTACCTACACTCAGTGGATCCCCCTCCCCTGCCCAGAGCCTCCCTCAACCCCAGAAACACAAATGCCCCTCTCCTTTTGAGTGTCGGCAGCAAGGGAGAAAGATTTATCTTAGGACTACCGCTGATCACGATTCCCGGCTCAGGGAAGTGCGTTCCTTCTCTTGAGCGGGGCGCACGGTCACCATAAGCCTGGCCTTGAACTTTGTTGAAAAGGTAACTTATAAGTTACTATACCAACATGATCGAGATCAGGGAATATATCGACGCCCAGGGCCGTAGCCCCTACGCCAAATGGTTCGACAAGCTCAATGCCCAGGCAGCGGCCAAGGTGGCAACAGCCTTGATCCGGATGGCGCAAGGCAATCTGTCCAATGTCAAGGGAGTCGGCGCCGGCGTCTTCGAGTACCGCATCGATTTCGGTCCCGGATACCGTGTCTATTTCGGCAAGGAGGGCGATCGGCTCATTATCCTGCTAGGCGGCGGCACCAAGCAACGCCAGCAGAAAGACATCGAGGCCGCACAGACCCTATGGGCAGCGTATCAACAACGCCAGCAGGAGGAAGATTGAGCGATGGTGCTGACCCGCGATTTCAAAGAAACGATTCAAGCCCGCGTGGCCCGCGATCCCGCCTTCCGCAAGGCCCTGCTTAAAGAGGGGGTAGAAGCCCTACTGTCCGGCGATATGACCACTGGCAAAGCTGTGCTGCGCGACTATATTAATGCCACGGTCGGTTTTGAGACCCTTTCGGCGGAAACCCGGATTCCGTCCAAGAGCCTCATGCGCATGTTTGGACCTAAAGGCAACCCCAATGCCCGTAACTTGTTCCAGGTACTCGGCTACCTCCAACAGCGCGAGGGGGTCCGCTTTGAGATCCGCGCCAGCCGCTAACTTTACATACTTTCACCGCCTTTGCCTTCCCTCCCTAGCGCTGGTTGAGGGCCTTGCAGACATCTTCGTGTCATCTCTCCGGTTTGAAACCGCCAAAGATAGCTGATTACTCCAGGCGAGGCGTGCCTGCCAGGACAGTTGATGCCTGTAACGCGGGGCCAGAACCCAAGTCTCACAAATACCCCTTTAACACCTCCGGGATCACCCCTGCCTCTTTTTCCTCAGTTATTCTGAGTTCCACCGGCGGATCGCCCGGCTTGAGCCAAAACTGCACATATACCTCGCCCTGGATAGCCACCCTATTCAAATAAGGCCCCAGCTCTTGCCCCCTAGCATAATGCAACCGCAGCACCTTGCCATTGAAAGCCACCGGATGATACAACTGAATATCCGCCACCGGCGCTAACCGGCTCCCTACCTGCATTTCCCCGGATAAATAATACGTGTGCTGCGGGTCCAAGCGTTTCAAAAGCCACCCCAAGGACCGACCCTGCATCTCCACCTTATGGGACACCACCCGCAAGGGTTCCCCCTCAATAAGCTTGGCCCTCGTGGGATAGAGGTTATGATGGACCTGGGACTTGCCCACCGCTCGGGGTTGGCCCTGATGGAGCACAATCAGTCCCTTTTGCCACACCCCCAGCACCGGGCATTGGCAGGTCATATGCTCCAAAGTCAGATTGTCGATGGCTTCTAACTCCAGGGTGAACCAGCGGGTCCCCGCCTCTTGGATAAAGGCCTCCCGGGCCAACTCAAAGTTGCCCAGCAAGTGCTGCAACCCGGTGCGAAACCCCAAGCCGCTGACCGGATACAGCCCCAGACAGGCGGCCAACAAAGCAGTCATCAGCACCATCTCCGCCTTGCTGCCCACGGCCATCCGGTAGTGACGGTTCCCCGGCATCACCACCCGCACCGGGGAAGGCCAAAATAAATCGGCGCCCCGCAGGTTCAGCATATCAATCCATAGGTGGGACCAATACCCCCCCAAGATGCACCCAAAATAGACCGGGTTGAGCCACAGGAGGGGGGAAATCAGCACCGCCAGGACCCAAAGGGCCAGGAAAGAATGGGTGATTGTCCGGTGGCCAAAATGCTTCTCCAGGCGGGTGGAGAGCCAAAACAGCACCCGTCCCAGCTTGGAGGTGGGCAAATCCACATCCGGCAAGAGGGAAGCTCCCGCCGCCAAGGCCCAGCCGAGGAAATCGGTGTCGTATTCAAACAGGGCCGCGCCGCCCAGATAGAGGGCGGAGGCAAAAGCGATGTGGGTGCCCGCGATCATGGACTTGTTGGGAAGGGCGTAGGACTTGGGGCAAAGCCGTCACTTCTCCCAGCAATTAGGCCACTTCCCGCACGTGGGCGATCTCCCGTGTTGCCGCAGGCCGAAGAGAGTCGGCGGGTAAGGTCAGCACGGCCAGGGTCTCTCCCGAGAGGGTGGCAAACTCGACCTCATAGCCGGCGCCGGCCTCATGGATGAGTACCACTGTCCCCAGATCGCCCGCTTTAAGTCCATGCTCGGGCACGTCCTGAGTGAGTACGACAAGTTCCAGTTCACGAATCATTATCTTTCCCTTATAGGATAGGCAGTGACAAAATGGGGTGCCCTCTTATCCTTGGCCAGGAACCAGACCGCACAAAGAGTCGGGTCGCGCCCATCGGGTGTGGGCAAGGGTCCCTCAATCACGTATTTCGTCCCAAAGGCGGTCTTCTCTACTTTGACTACTTTGCCACCTTGCGCATGGCGCTGCAATGCTTCCTGCAACACCTCCCAAGCGGATAAGGCAAAGCCAAAGCGGTTAAAGAACTGGGCCTTGGCTCGACCATAGGGATGCACGGGAGAAAGCAAATAATCGGTGATCTTGCGCGCATCGATGACGGCACTCTCGAGGTGGGGTAAACGCTTCATCTCAATTGGCCTTCCCGGCCCCCTTGAACAAGAAAAACCGCAGGCTTAGAAATAACGCGGCGGCCATCCCCGCTAGGATATAAAGCTCCGTGTCCCCCAGGCCAATGGCTAAATACCGCGTGCCGATAATCAAGGCCCCGGCCACCATCATCACCGGGGTAAAATCCAGATAACGAACCCCGGCTTGATGGCGCATCTCCCGGATTTGGCGCTTGTCCACCACCCGCTCCTTGGCGCTGTCATTGACCATGTCATCAATGGCCTGGGGGTTACCGCCGCTTTGTTTCACCACATGGGAGACATAAAGCTCCGGGGATTCGATGAGCACCCCTTGCTGGGTGATAGAGGCCCGCACCATGTCCGCCGAGGCCTCCGGGGTGAGGGGCGGGACCGGTATCTCCTTCATCTTCCACCACAGCTTTCTTAAACCCTGCTTTTTCTCGCTAGCGCAGGTGATGACTTGGGCTTGGTTAAAAATGGCCAGCCAAAAGGCCTGCTGGGTGGGGGTAAGGCGCGTCATATCGTCCACCGCCATCAGCACCCGCCCCTCATGAGCGGAAAGGGCCGGGATAATGGCGCCGGTCAAGTCCCGAATGCTCAGCCGGTTCACGGTCCGTTTGACTTTCGCCCATTCGATTTCTGCCGGCGGCAATTCATCATAGCGCTGGGCCAATTCCAAGGCGCTGGGCTTCACAATCCCGGCCATCAGGAGCTGCCGGGCCATTGCTACAAACTGCCCCTTGGCCTGGTGGTCATGGAGGTGCACCACCGTCAAGGCGCGGCGAGGCTGAGAGGGCTTCGTATCAGGGGAAGGGGCCGCCTCCGACGGGAAGGACCTCTCCCGCCCCTGGAGCTTCCCCAGGGCGGCTTCCAGCACCGCCGACTTGCCGATCCCCACCGGCCCGGTCAAAAGCACGTGCTTGCCCTTGCGCAGTTCCTGGACGATTTGATTCACTAACGCGTCCCGGCCCAGGAGGCCCGTCACCTGCTTCATCTCCCGGTAATCCTCCTTCTCCCTTCAAATAGGTGAGTAGCACCGGCCACTGGGGACCGGCGTAAGCCGCCACCTTATGGCGTTGAGAAGTGATGAGTAAAGCTAGTTTCTCCACGGTGGCCTGAGTCTCATTGAGCTTTTGGGCCAGGGTCCATAAGTCTTCCACCTCATCATAGCCCGTCTTTACCCGCTGCTGGGCCCACCCGGATTTATCCCGATAGAATTTGAGCCGGGTCTGGGCCGCGGCCAAATCCGCTTCCTGAGCCCTGAGCTGGGCCATCACCTGCAACACTTGACTGCGGACCTGCTCTCGGGCTCGGGTCTCCTCGAGAAGCCGCAGGGCATGATCCCGGCTCTCCTGGCGGGAGGTCAAGGGAATGTGGATCTGGACACCTGCCGTAGTGCCCGTGGTAAAGAAACTGTCCGAAGCCTGGAGACTGCTACCGTTGGTGGAAGCCCGGGCAAACAGAGAAGTCCGCTCTAGCAGCCGCTCGGCCAAGGTAGGCGGAGTATATTCCCGCGTGACCCCCTGATAAGCCTGAAGGGTGGGGTTAGAGGTCAGGATGAATTCCAGCACGGTTTGCTCCTCCCAGGCCCCGGCCCAGGCGGGGAGGAAAAGTAGTCCGCACCACCACATTGGCTTAGGCTTCTTCCAGCAAACCCTCATATTCATCTTTTGTCAGCCAATCCATGATGGGTTTTATCTCCAGCACGTCCCATTCAATGGCCACTGTGCAACCTCCGGGGACGACCCCCTCATCCACTCGAGTCACGGTTCCGGTGGTGCCCCTTGGTACCCAGGGAAATTTGACCTTGGCGCGTCGACGTTGACCGAGTACCCTCCGTGCGTCTTCCGCGGTGAAATAATGGTGTTTCATGAGCGGTTCTTTTGCTGTTAATTAATCCGCAGATCTGATAATAAGTTAATCTTAAACGGGTTATCTTCTTTTTCTAGTTTTTTTCGCACTTTGCAAGACTTTCATCCCTTTAGCCACCTCAACTTCATTAAGCAACGGCTGGTAAATATCTTTCGGTATACGCCTCACCAGGTAATTACGTCTAACTTTAAGACCTTCGCAAACTGCTGGAAGAGATGATCCGCCTCACCTGCGGGAAGACGATAAAGTAGCTCTTTCTTATATCTCTTTCCTTAATTTTCCCGCACATGCTTGATATTTTTTTATTCAGATATTTGGAAAAGGGAGAGTTAAAGAAAGAGATATATTATCTTGGTAAATATAAAGAGATGGCTAATCGTATTACCAATACTATTGTGCAAAATTACCTAATTAAATTTCATTAGGCTCGTTAACTGATTGTGGCAGCGCGTAGCGCCGCTCGCCAAGGATGGCGAGTGCTTCCTTGAATTTGGCATTTGGTTCAGGGATGAACCGTCTACAGATATGGGTGAGGCCTTGGAACGATACAGAGGTACAGGCGCGGCCATAGTGCTTCAAGGTTGCACCAACGCGAGTTTGCGTATTGGAGGCTTAATTGCGCGCCAGGGAGGGCGCGCTAAGGTGTGGCGAAACCAGGGAATGGTGAAGGGAAGGAAATTGGAGCGTAGCAGGGAAGCTAGCGGAATAAGTCAGGATGACACCTTTGATTTTGTACTGATAAATAGTGGTGATTAAGTTCCGTCACTTAACATTATTCAATAACGACACTTAACTATATTGCTTCTTTCACAATTTCCAGATACCGACAATTAATTGTAAATACTCCGACACTTAATTTTAAAGTTTTCAGAAAATGATAGATCTCTATAAGGGTTATCGACCTTCGAAAGGTAAAACTCTATCCGTTGATGCTGTATGAGAGATATTTCAGAGAAAAAACAGTGTTGAGAGGCAGCTTAGAGGCGAGATTTAGCCTCCCTAGTACTATGTATGGATGCTTTTAAAACAAGTCAGGAAGAAGAA
It encodes the following:
- a CDS encoding DUF6883 domain-containing protein translates to MKRLPHLESAVIDARKITDYLLSPVHPYGRAKAQFFNRFGFALSAWEVLQEALQRHAQGGKVVKVEKTAFGTKYVIEGPLPTPDGRDPTLCAVWFLAKDKRAPHFVTAYPIRER
- a CDS encoding DNA-binding protein, with protein sequence MVLTRDFKETIQARVARDPAFRKALLKEGVEALLSGDMTTGKAVLRDYINATVGFETLSAETRIPSKSLMRMFGPKGNPNARNLFQVLGYLQQREGVRFEIRASR
- a CDS encoding metal-dependent hydrolase, producing MIAGTHIAFASALYLGGAALFEYDTDFLGWALAAGASLLPDVDLPTSKLGRVLFWLSTRLEKHFGHRTITHSFLALWVLAVLISPLLWLNPVYFGCILGGYWSHLWIDMLNLRGADLFWPSPVRVVMPGNRHYRMAVGSKAEMVLMTALLAACLGLYPVSGLGFRTGLQHLLGNFELAREAFIQEAGTRWFTLELEAIDNLTLEHMTCQCPVLGVWQKGLIVLHQGQPRAVGKSQVHHNLYPTRAKLIEGEPLRVVSHKVEMQGRSLGWLLKRLDPQHTYYLSGEMQVGSRLAPVADIQLYHPVAFNGKVLRLHYARGQELGPYLNRVAIQGEVYVQFWLKPGDPPVELRITEEKEAGVIPEVLKGYL
- a CDS encoding restriction endonuclease subunit S — encoded protein: MNFNLPQGWKLAKLGEVGEVITGSTPSTSKPEYYGSEVPFVTPVDLDNDDPVTKAQNYLSRSGASQARLLPPDAVMVCCIGSLGKVGIAGIQLATNQQINSLIFDKSKILPRYGYHFCKTLKPILEHMAPSTTVAIVNKSRFSEITIPFPPLPEQRRLAAILDKADAIRRKRQRAIVLTEDFLRSAFLEMFGDPVTNPKGWGAGTIDEVVSNPKEDIRCGPFGTQLKVRELVPEGIPLLGIENVHNDHFVSNTEKFLTEKKAEELSRFDACPGDVLITRMGSIGRACVVPKGIGKARISYHLFRIRTNPDKCLPEFLAATICRSGTFQHQLRRLAHGAIMDGLSTSILKEIVFLLPPVEMQLHYLNVVRKVERNLIKINHSAENANILFSSLTHRAFRGELTPQAAEKLLKEAAAG
- a CDS encoding DEAD/DEAH box helicase family protein; its protein translation is MASNFDFLTGDWAPFREDALHTEQHALTAPRTCAFYARRTLEKTVRWLYAHDPSLRKPYQDNLAALIHEPTFQTLVAPSLFPQIRLIHKVGNQAVHSDVRLRPVEGLQLTRATYNLLSWLVRVYTPTQGAPLSVPPFNDQRLREPLQEAQEADKNAVELSRLQETLQEKDEAFKATQQRLTASQEEIERLKAHIAEVKAENQAALGTVTFEESEAETRDLFIDVLLREAGWDPAGEQVREYAVEGMPHGQGRGYVDYVLWGDNGLPLAIVEAKRTQKSPMMGQRQAELYADCLEQMTGQRPLIYTSNGYQTWLWDDTFYPPREVQGFATKDELQLMVHRRTSRKDLTQIPLNREIAGRYYQEEGLRRVMERFQEARARGSLLVMATGTGKTRVSIAAVEFLMRARWVQRVLFLADRTALVRQAKGAFAAHLPHASLVNLVTEKEEAGSRIVFSTYHTMMNLIDETQQEGRKRFGVNAFDLIIIDEAHRSVYQKFKAIFDYFDSFLLGLTATPKAEVDRNTYHLFDLEDHVPTYAYELNQAVADEYLVPPRPVSVPLKFQRQGIRYEHLSEEEKDAYEATFLDEETGQLPPEIDAAALNAWLFNQDTVDKVLAQLMAQGLKIQGGDQLGKTIIFAKNHDHAEFIVQRFDQHYPHLAGKFCRVIDNRVSYAQSLIDDFTLPHKAPFIAVSVDMLDTGIDVPEVVNLVFFKRVRSKTKFWQMLGRGTRLCPDLFGPGRDKPFFCIFDYCENLEFFSAHPEEVREAPLQESVKQKVFKSRLALATALQAMDDPNDSRPSLQSALLDQLHEGVTRMNLDNFLVRPHRQYVEAFSDRTRWQHLTPSDELEIAEHLSGLPSPDEDDEFARRFDLLILNLQLALLEKTPSLERYQAQVKDLAQGLEEKRAIPAVNAHMPLILDLQSDEYWQDMTLAMLETVRRQLRDLIKFVDKAGPREKVYTDFEDELGEVTEIEGLIQADPSLKHYRLKVETFLRTHQDHVTLQRLRHNQPITAKDLEGLEAVLFSEAGPGSKEDFMKTYGEAPLGELIRRIVGLDRNAAKEAFAEFLSHSTLRADQIRFIDQIIEHLARNGVMDLEALYEPPFTDIHYEGIDGVLPEQADKVIAIIKKVNKNARVA
- a CDS encoding DUF4926 domain-containing protein, which produces MIRELELVVLTQDVPEHGLKAGDLGTVVLIHEAGAGYEVEFATLSGETLAVLTLPADSLRPAATREIAHVREVA
- a CDS encoding ATP-binding protein, encoding MKQVTGLLGRDALVNQIVQELRKGKHVLLTGPVGIGKSAVLEAALGKLQGRERSFPSEAAPSPDTKPSQPRRALTVVHLHDHQAKGQFVAMARQLLMAGIVKPSALELAQRYDELPPAEIEWAKVKRTVNRLSIRDLTGAIIPALSAHEGRVLMAVDDMTRLTPTQQAFWLAIFNQAQVITCASEKKQGLRKLWWKMKEIPVPPLTPEASADMVRASITQQGVLIESPELYVSHVVKQSGGNPQAIDDMVNDSAKERVVDKRQIREMRHQAGVRYLDFTPVMMVAGALIIGTRYLAIGLGDTELYILAGMAAALFLSLRFFLFKGAGKAN
- a CDS encoding type I restriction-modification system subunit M; the encoded protein is MITGTLKSQVDRIWDAFWSGGISNPLTVIEQITYLLFTKRLDELHTVRERKANRLGKPIEDPIFSAKQQPLRWSRFKDREAGEMYELFRDEVFPFIKKLHEGRESAYSRFMKDAVFVIPTPNLLQRVVTMLEALPMEDRDTKGDLYEYMLSKIATAGQNGQFRTPRHIIKMMVELVAPTPQDTIADPACGTCGFLVAAGEYLREHHPDIFHDAALRQHFNHGLFHGTDFDSSMLRIGAMNMTLHGVEDPDIRGLDSLSQEGTGIRDRYTVILANPPFKGSLDYESVAKDLLRLTSTKKTELLFLALFLCQLKAGGRCACIVPDGVLFGSSKAHREIRRHLVEDHKLDGVISMPSGVFKPYAGVSTAILIFTRTDSGGTDQVWFYDMAADGFSLDDKREPVKENDIPDILAKWKKRNPKKDTDRTAKAFFVPKAEIAENKYDLSINRYKEVQYEAVEYEPPLVILDQLEALETEIQQDLKELREMVG
- a CDS encoding type II toxin-antitoxin system RelE/ParE family toxin, with translation MIEIREYIDAQGRSPYAKWFDKLNAQAAAKVATALIRMAQGNLSNVKGVGAGVFEYRIDFGPGYRVYFGKEGDRLIILLGGGTKQRQQKDIEAAQTLWAAYQQRQQEED